TCCTCGGCGCTTTGATGCTGGTGACCATCATCTTGCAGCAGAGTGAACCGGCGCGGGCGTGGCTGGAGATGCTGGGGAACGCAATCCGGCTGAAGCTGCTGGAGTGGCGTATACTGGGGCAGTGACTCAGGGAGGTCATCGGGCGCTTTGATCGATCTCAAATATCACGTCTACAGCCTTGTTGCGGTGTTTCTGGCACTGGCGATCGGTATTCTTATCGGCGCGTCTATCAGCGGCGGCCTGACTGGTAACGAAGCCATCAGCCGGCAGAGCCGAGCCATTGAGCGGCTCAACAGGGAGTTTCAGGCGCATCAGGCCACACTGGCGGAGAAGCAGTCCGCGCTGGACGCCGCCATGCGTCAGCTCAGGCAGGCAGACAGTCTGGTGGCCGGTCTTTACGGCCCGCTGCTGCAAGGACGGCTTGCCGGACGCGGGATCGCCGTTGTGCAGATGGGGCAGGGCGAGGAGGTTGCGGCCTCCGTGAAGTCGGCTCTGCAGCAGGCCGGGGCGGTGGTCAACTCTGTTACGAGGCTGGATACAGATTTCGGCTTCGGCGATCCGGAGAAGATGAAGAAGGCTGCGCAGGCGCTTCCTCTTGAGTTCCAGGCGGCGGGCAAGGAGCCGTATCAGCAGATCTGGGGATATGTGGCCACGGTTCTTTCTGCCGGCCGGCCTGAAAAGCCGTTCGAGACGCTTGCCTCCGTGGGGTTGCTGCAGGGAGAGGGTGACTATTCCCGCCCGAACAGGTTCGTGGTGATCGTCTTCCCGAAGGGATCGGACCCGGTTGGCCTGAGGGATCTTGTTGTGCAGCCGCTGCTTGGCAAGTTGAAGGGAGCCGGCCTCTCGGCGGCTGTGGCCAGCGCAGGGGCAGGCAGTCAGACGCCCCCGGACTTCTGGGCGCAATTCGACGTCCCTACTGTCAGCCATGCGGACATGGCCTTCGGCCGCCTGTGTCTGGTGGAGGCGCTTGTCCGGGGTGAGGGGCACTACGGACTGGGACCGTCCGAGGAGTTCCTGCCTGCGCGTCTGACGGCACGGTGAGGCAGGCCAGCCTACTGATTCCCGCGTTCAACGAGGAAGACCGCATCGCGGCCACGGTGCGGGCGGCGTCGCGGTTGCGGGGAGTCTCCGAGGTCATCGTCATAGACGACGGCAGCGCGGACGGGACCTCCGCGGCTGCCGCTAGGGCAGGAGCGTCGCGGGTGCTCAGGTTGCCACGCAACCGCGGCAAAGGAGCGGCTCTCGACGCGGGACTGCGCGAGGCGCGGGAACCTGTGATCCTGATGCTGGATGGCGATCTGGGCGAAAGCGCAGGCCTCGCTCAGCAGCTTCTGGATCCGGTGCTGGCGGACGAGGCGGACATGACAGTGGCCGTGTTTCCGGAGCTCGTCTCTCGTCAAGGAGGAGGGGGGTTGGGACTGGCCCTGCGGCTGGCGAGATGGGGCATCCGGGTCCTGACGGGAGTGGAACTCGTCGCGCCGCTTTCCGGGCAGCGCGCGCTGGAGAGGCGCATCGTGGAGACGATGGGAGGGTTTGGCCGCGGGTTCGGCGTCGAGACGGCCCTTTCCGGCTGGGCGGCCGCCGGAGGGTGGAGAGTCGTCGAGGTGCCGCTCCCGATGAGCCACCGCAGGACCGGTCGGGATCTGCGCGGGTTCCTGCACAGGGGACGCCAGCTCATTCACATCGCGCGGGCGCTGATCTGGCTGATATTTTCCCGCAGGCGCGCCCGGAGCTCACGATCATGACTCCCCAGGCCGCCCTTTTAGCGTTGGTCTGGGGGGCAGTCCTTACACTATTCTGCCGTATCGCGCTTGGCCGCTTCGGGCGCAGGGTCACCAATTTCCGGGGAGATTGTGTCCCCTCCGGATACGGGGTGTATGTGGCGGCGTGGGGATGCGCCTTGCCGCTGGGAGTGCTTGCCTCAGGAGATCACAGCATCAAACCCGGCATTACGCTGGCATTCCTGGTGACGGCCGGGAGTCTGGGATTGCTCGGTTTCCTGGATGATGCCTTCGGTGAGCACGGCTCGGGAGGATTCGGGGGGCATCTGCGGACGCTTGTGCGGCATGGCAGGGTGACTACCGGCCTCCTCAAGGCAGCCGGGGGAGGGCTCGCCAGCCTGGGGGCGGCCTGGCTTCTGGGAGGGGGAACGGCCGCGCCGCACCTGGTTGTCCTGGATGGCCTGCTGATCGCCCTTTCCGCGAACTTCATCAACCTGTTGGACCTGCGCCCGGGACGCGCGGGCTGGACCTTTCTGTTCCTCTGGGCTGCTTTGTGCGGAGTGGGTCTGGCCGCTGCCCTGCCGGGACCGCCTGTCGTCCGGGACTATGCATTGCTGACGCTTCCTGCTGCTGTCTGCCTGCTGGTCCTGCTGCCGGGTGACTCGCGGGGACGGCGGATCATGGGCGATGGGGGCGCAAATCCGCTGGGCGGTGTGCTGGGACTGGGCGTCTGCCTGCTCTGGCCGCTGTGGGCGAGGGTGGTCTGGCTCGGTCTGCTCGTCACGATCCACGTCTTTGCGGAGCGGAGCTCACTGTCCGCGCTCATAGAGTCCGTCCCCCTCCTGCGAGCCCTGGATCGGAGGTTAGGGGTCCGCTAGGTGGAAGGTCATCAGCGGCGCTCTTCTTCCGGGATGTCCAGCACGATGATGGACGGATCTCCGAACACGTCCTCCATATCCGTTGAGAGGTCCTTGAACGCTCCGTTGAACCACATCAGCAGACGTTTCCCATCCGGCGTGATGTCCACGGAGTATGTGCCCGAGGCTGTATAGCCGTAGCGCTCGTAAAGGAAAGGATGCAGGAACGCCAGCGCTTTGCGCCTCCCGTTCCGCAGGTCGTACTGCACCACGGGTGTTCCCAGCCGGTGCGCGCGTCCGTGGGCTGCGGGCGCGTCATACACGAAGCGGCCATCCGGTCTGATCGCGATGCTCGTGGTGTAAAGCTCCGCGTTGGAGGCGGGCCAGCATTTGCCCAGGCTTTCCACCCGGTCTTCTACCAGCCGGAAGGGGAACATCGCTTGCCGTTCCTGCCTTCCGGCCTTGCCTGCGCTCCGCTTGCCCGGCCCTCGATGGTCTCCCTGCCTGTCGCGAGAGGAGCGCGCAGACGGCTATACTGATTTCAGGAAAGAGGAGACCCTATGACCGGCCATCCCCGTTCTAATGCTTCGTATTCCGCATCGCCATCGGAAGAGCGCTTCGTGCCGCGCCTGATCTTCTGGGAGACCACGGCGGCCTGCAACCTCAAATGCATCCATTGCCGCGCTTCGGCCACGGATTTCGCGTCCCCGGATGATCTCTCCACGGAGGAGGCGTTGGCTATGATCGAGGCCATCCGAGAGGTGAGTGCGCCCATTCTGGTGCTCTCTGGAGGCGAGCCGCTGGTGCGGGATGACATCTTCAAGATCTCACGCTTCGCAACGGATCGGGGTCTGAAGGTGGCCCTCGCCACCAATGGGACGATGGTCACGGAGGAGGTGGCGCTCCGCGCAAAACAGGCCGGTGTGGAGCGCGCCAGCGTCTCCCTTGACGGACCCGATCCCCAGACGCACGACACTTTCCGTCAAATGCCTGGCTCTTTCGAGGCTGCGCTTCGGGGCATCGCGGCGTTCCGCAGCGCCGGAGTGCCGTTCCAGGTGAACACTTCGGTGGCCAATCACAACAAGGATCACCTGCCTCAGATTCTGGATCTGGCGGTGCGGCTGGGGGCGGTGGCCTTTCATCTGTTCCTGCTGGTGCCGGTGGGGTGCGGTCTGGAGATCTCCGAAGAAGAGCAGATCTCCCCGCAGGAGTACGAAGACATCCTGAACTGGTTCTACGACGCTTCCCGGCAGGTCCCCATCAGTCTCAAGGCGACCTGCGCGCCCCATTATTATCGCATCCTGCGTCAGAGGGCGGCGCAGGAGGGTGTCCGGGTAACGCGAGAGACGCACGGGATGGACGCTGTGACCCGCGGCTGCCTGGCCGGCACGGCTGTTTGCTTCGTCTCACACCGTGGGGATGTGTATCCCTGCGGGTATCTTCCTGTCAGCGCGGGGAATGTTCGGATCCAGCGGTTTGCGGACATCTGGAGGCAGGCCCCGGTGTTCCGGGAGATGCGCGATTACGATTGCCTGAAGGGCAAGTGCGGCGTTTGCGAGTTCCGGGGAGTCTGCGGAGGATGTCGCGCGCGGGCATTCGGGGAAACGGGAGACTATCTGGGGGAGGAGCCTTACTGCGTGTATGAGCCACGCTCCCCGGGCGCAGGGAGACCCCGGCCACAGTGTGGAACAAACTCTTGACGGACCCTGAGCGGGTCATTCCGAGCGGAGGGAGAGTCGTCAGTAGATGATCGTCGCCATGCAGTCCGGCGCAACGCGCGAAGAGATCCGCGTGGTTTGCGAGGTCATCCAGCAGAGCGGAATGAAGGCGGTCGAGATTCCCGGAGGCGACCGGGTGGCCGTGGGGGTGGCAAGCGCCATCCCGCCGGATCTACGTCCTGTTCTGACCGAGCGTCTCTCCGCCCTTCCAGGCGTTGACAGAGTCACACAGGTCAGCCGCGCCTACAAGCTGGCCAGCCGAGAGTTCCACCCTACGGATACGGTGGTGGAATGCCGCGGAGTGCGCATCGGGGGTCGGGAAGTGGTGCTGATCGCCGGACCGTGCGCGGTCGAGAACCCCGATCAGATGGCCAGGGCCGCCCGCGCCGTGCGGGAAGGAGGGGCGCGCATTATGCGGGGAGGCCCCTTCAAGCCGCGCACCTCGCCCTATTCTTTCCAGGGGTTGGGGGAAGAGGGTGTCCGGCTTCTGGTGGATGCGGCCCGCGCGGAAGGATTGCTGACCATCTGCGAGGTGATGGACGAAGGCGACGTGGAGAAATGCGCCGAGGTGGACATCCTGCAGATCGGCGCCCGCAACATGCAGAACTTCCGCCTGCTGATGGCTGTAGGGCGATCAGGCAAGCCGGTCCTGCTGAAGCGGGGTCCCGTGGCCACCATAGACGAGTGGCTGCTCTCTGCCGAATACATCCTCTGCCAGGATAATCCCAATGTCGTGCTCTGCGAACGGGGCGTGCACCCTGTGGACCGCACCTACACCCGTTACACCCTGGACGTCGCGGCCGTGCAGGTTGCCAAACACCTGAGTCATCTGCCGGTCGTGGTGGATCCCTCGCACGCCGCCGGCGACTGGCGTTACGTTTCAGCCCTTGCAAGGGCGGGAGTGGCGGTGGGCGCAGACGCGATTATGGTGGAGGTGCACCCCGACCCTGCCAAGGCGCTCTGTGACGGGCCTCAGGCGCTCCGGCCCGAAATGTTCCATCGGCTTGCGGATGAGCTGCGGGCCGTGGCGGAGGCGGTGGGACGGTCCATCCTCTAGGACGCGGTTCCGCAAAAGCCCCCTTCAGCTCAGGTTGCTCAGACCAAGAAGCCGCGCGCCGTTTTTCCATGCCACCAGCTCCAGCTCCTCGGGCTCCAGCGGAAGCGAGAGGAGATGCTCCTTCTGCGCCAGCACGCTGCCGGCTGGCCCGTCGCTGCCGAACAGAACGCGGTCCGCGCCGTGCTTCCGGATCAGGCGCGCCAGCTCCTCTCCCGGCATATACTCCGGCCCGCAAAAGGAGATGTCCAGATAAAGATCGCGCCCGATGAGCAGCTCCTCGGCGCGATCCCACATCAGAAAGCCGCCCATATGGGCGGCGATCATTGTAAGTCCCGGAAATCTTTCATGCACTCGGGCCAGAGTCTCCGGTGTGGAAAGTAGCGGAATGTCCTGCCGCAGCTCTCCTCCGCAGTGGAAACAAATGATCAGGCGTCCCTCGCAGGCCTGGTAGATCCGGTCCATACGCTCTTCATCCGGAGCGAACCCCTGCCATCCGGGCTGCAGTTTGATCCCTCGGATGCCCATCGAGAGCATCCGTTCGACCTCTTCCTCGATCGGCCCATAATCCGGATGCAGGCTGCCGAAGACGATTATCCGCTCCGAGGCCGTGCGTGCCGCCCAGTCGTTGATGGAACGCACCTGGTCGGGCCTCATGGCGACGGGCAGAATGACCGACACGTCCACGCCCGCCCGGTCCATGAGTTGAACTAGCCCTCCCACCGTGGCGTCATAGAAAGGTTCCCGGCCGTAATCACGGGCGAGCGATCCCTGCGCTTTCTCCGCCACTTTTTCGGGGAAGGCATGGGTGTGGCAATCTACCAGATGCGCAAGGATCTGAGCCTCCACGTCTACCTCACGGGCGGACCGATGAAGATCAGAGTGTTGTCCGGCCACGGCCACCGGGCACTGTCCCACTGCGCGCCGCCGGGGAGCATCCCCACGTGCCCGTCCAGAAAGAATCCGGTAGCCTTTCCGCTGTGACGGTCCGTGGTCTTGTCCCGGTCAACGAAATTCGGGTCGTTCAGAATGGGATCCTGGTCTCCCTGCCGCACTTTTCTTTCGTCCACCAGGTAGACTGTGCGCGAGGGGTCCGAATATGCGGACATCGGCATCCCCTGATCGCGGAGCGGCGAAGGAGTGGTCCTGTCGAAGTAGCCCCCTGCTCCCATATAGATCATGTAGCCGTTGATGCTGTAGCTCCAGGGGGGCGGAGCTTCACGTTCCCGCCGCGTCAGAGACGGGCACTGGTCAATCTTGCGGTTCTTCGTGTAGGTGATGATGACTCCCGGTTCCCAGCTTCCGCGGAAGTTGTTGAAGTAGGCTGTGGAGGGCGCAAGGCGGCCCTTGTGGTCGTCGGCGTACATCAGGAACGCCGTCCCAAGCTGTTTGAGGTTGTTCAGACAGGCGGTCTCCCGCGCCTTCTCCCGCGCGCGGGCGAATACAGGGAACAGCACCGCCGCCAGTATTGCGATGATGGCGATCACCACCAGCAGCTCGATGAGGGTGAACGCCCGGATGGTCCCACGATGAAACGAACCCCTGTCGATAGGCATCAAGAGCTAACCTTTCCGGAACACCAATCGGCAGCGGGGAGTCCCCTCGCTGAGGCGCGAGGTGAAAACGCATCCCGCGCAACCAAACTGCTCCGCCCAAAGTCCCATCTCCGGTTCGCAGATACGCCCGCAAATATCAGCGGCTATGCTCTCCCGCCCGCTCCGGCGGATCGCCTCCAGCCACGGACACTCGGTCACCTCGATCCAGAGCTCCGTACCGGTCAGCGATGTCTCGAAGGAATGTCCCTCCGCAGTGAGCTTCAGTCCCAGCGCCTGCGACAGCGGCTCCAGGCCACTCCCTTCCAGCCCCAGCAGCTCCCGCGCCCAGCGCGCCTGCAGACGCGGCATCGTGCGCCAGACAAGCTCATCCAGCCGAAGAGCTTCCCCATAGCCAAGCTCCTCCTCGCACCTCAAAAACCAGAGTCCGTCCGCCGCAAGATAAGAGCGGCGGACGAACTCCCAGAGCATTCCGGCCGGATAGTCAGGGAGGCCGTTCACACCTGCGCCATTTCCCACTGCTCGCGGAGGAACTTGACGGACTTCGGAATCTCCACGTCCCTGTCCCCTTCCACGCCGCATTCGAAGCTGCAGTAGTCCTGGTAGCCGATCATCTTCAGCCCCTTGAACCCCTCCACGAAGGAGCGTTCATCCTGTCCGGGGAGCTTCCGTGTGCGGGAGGCAAGATGCACATGGTGGAGATACTTCCCAGCCGAGATAAATGCGCCCAGGTCGCTGGTCTCTTCCTTCGCCATATGGTAGAAGTCGCCCATCATCATCACGCCGGGATGGCCCACGTCGCGGCAGATCGCCGCTGCGTCCGCCAGAAGCCGCAGGAACCAGGCTTCTCCTCTGTTGAGGGGCTCCAGCAGAATGCGGGTCTTGTGTTGGACGGCGAACTCGCCCAGCTCTGGCAGGAGATCCACAAGCACCTTTCTGCCCTCAACGTGCCCCAGCTCGGTCTGCCCGTTGAACGCCGGCACCACGATCAGACCGGTTGAGCCAAGCTCGCCTGCTGCCGCGAGGATCTCCTTGGCGCTTGCGACGAACTCCTTCCGTACCGCCTCGTCTTGCGATATGGGCACTCCACGGAAGCCGGCACAGATGGCGCTCACGCGGACATTCGAGTTTTTCAGCGCGTTCTGGATCTCGCTCACGCGGCCCGGCAGTCCGCCGCCGCCCACCTCCAGCCCTTCGATTCCCCAGGCCTCCATTTTGGCCAGCTTCTCGGAAAGATCCCTTCCGGGGATGACTCCCTCCTGGCTGGATATCTTCAGCACGGCTTTTGGCTCCTTTTTCGCTTTCTCTGCTGCGTTTGTGGGCATTCCGGCCACCAGTCCGGCTCCAGCGACAGCTCCTCCTGCCAGAAACTCTCGTCTGCTTATGCTCACGATAGACCTCCTTAGCTCATCATCGCTACGTCGTTGCTCCCCGGAAGCCGTTTGCCTCAAAAGTAGACTCGGCCTTCCACTCTTTCCAGGGGATCAGCGGACAGCTTCGGCCAGGCTCGCCCCGTGGCGTACGCGCACAGAACAGCATCCAGCGCATTACCGCCGCCGTCGTCCAGAGCCCGCCTCCGCAGCTCCGGTGATGCGAAGCGCACCCGGCAGTATCTCTCCAGCCACTCCAGGATCATCCGCCGCGCCTCCCGCCGACTTACGCGGTCAGCCGGACCGCTCTCTTTGTATGAAATGTACAGTCCCGCCATCTTCAGGGTGCAGGCAGGGCAGACTTCGTAGATCTGGGGCTTGCGCCGATCCGGCTCCTGCATGGGAATGGCGCGCGCCAGGTCAGCGCGGACCAGCGGAGCAAGGACGTCGCGTATCCCGTAATAGGTCTGGCGGTAGAGTCGCAGGTTCCAGGCGCACATCGGTGCGCCTGCCTCGATGTCGGTGCGGCGCATCTTCTCCTGGCCCCCCGAAGTCTGGCGGCACCAATCGCGGAAGGCTTCCGCATCGGGGAAGCGCTTGCCCAGGGAAACCGCCCACTGCGTCCAGTCATCACCCACCATCTCCGAAGGCAGGCTGAAGGGGAAGTCCAGCCCGACCTTGCAGGCTTGGGAGCCCGCGATGAGATAGCTCAGCGATCTCAGGCTGTCCTCACGCGCCGGAGAGGAGCCGGGCAGATCGCGGGCGGGGGCGAGATAGTCCAGCCGCAGATGTCCAAGGCGCGTCTTTCCAGCCGCCACCCAGATGCCTTCGCCTGCATCCCTGGCGCCGCTGAAGTCTATGCCGTAGATGAGCATTTCGGAATCCCTCCTGCCTCCAGAAACGCACCCGGCGCCTGGTGTTGCCGCCTGCGATCTGTCGCTCCCGCCTCTTGACGCGCGATGCTAGACTCTAGACGAATTTCGTCTTCCCCGGCATCGCCACGGGGGGCACCGGAAGCGGACCGAACTCCAGCTTCGGCGGCATCAGATCCTCCTGCGAGTTCAGCGCCTGCTCCCAGGTGATGACCTGGCCAGTGTAGGCGGCCATCCGGCCCATGATGGCGGTCAGACAGCTCTCCGCGATCTGAACGCCCTCGTTCAGCGGCT
The sequence above is drawn from the Armatimonadota bacterium genome and encodes:
- a CDS encoding 3-deoxy-7-phosphoheptulonate synthase — encoded protein: MIVAMQSGATREEIRVVCEVIQQSGMKAVEIPGGDRVAVGVASAIPPDLRPVLTERLSALPGVDRVTQVSRAYKLASREFHPTDTVVECRGVRIGGREVVLIAGPCAVENPDQMARAARAVREGGARIMRGGPFKPRTSPYSFQGLGEEGVRLLVDAARAEGLLTICEVMDEGDVEKCAEVDILQIGARNMQNFRLLMAVGRSGKPVLLKRGPVATIDEWLLSAEYILCQDNPNVVLCERGVHPVDRTYTRYTLDVAAVQVAKHLSHLPVVVDPSHAAGDWRYVSALARAGVAVGADAIMVEVHPDPAKALCDGPQALRPEMFHRLADELRAVAEAVGRSIL
- a CDS encoding glycosyl transferase; translated protein: MRQASLLIPAFNEEDRIAATVRAASRLRGVSEVIVIDDGSADGTSAAAARAGASRVLRLPRNRGKGAALDAGLREAREPVILMLDGDLGESAGLAQQLLDPVLADEADMTVAVFPELVSRQGGGGLGLALRLARWGIRVLTGVELVAPLSGQRALERRIVETMGGFGRGFGVETALSGWAAAGGWRVVEVPLPMSHRRTGRDLRGFLHRGRQLIHIARALIWLIFSRRRARSSRS
- the ahbD gene encoding heme b synthase is translated as MTGHPRSNASYSASPSEERFVPRLIFWETTAACNLKCIHCRASATDFASPDDLSTEEALAMIEAIREVSAPILVLSGGEPLVRDDIFKISRFATDRGLKVALATNGTMVTEEVALRAKQAGVERASVSLDGPDPQTHDTFRQMPGSFEAALRGIAAFRSAGVPFQVNTSVANHNKDHLPQILDLAVRLGAVAFHLFLLVPVGCGLEISEEEQISPQEYEDILNWFYDASRQVPISLKATCAPHYYRILRQRAAQEGVRVTRETHGMDAVTRGCLAGTAVCFVSHRGDVYPCGYLPVSAGNVRIQRFADIWRQAPVFREMRDYDCLKGKCGVCEFRGVCGGCRARAFGETGDYLGEEPYCVYEPRSPGAGRPRPQCGTNS
- a CDS encoding amidohydrolase, encoding MEAQILAHLVDCHTHAFPEKVAEKAQGSLARDYGREPFYDATVGGLVQLMDRAGVDVSVILPVAMRPDQVRSINDWAARTASERIIVFGSLHPDYGPIEEEVERMLSMGIRGIKLQPGWQGFAPDEERMDRIYQACEGRLIICFHCGGELRQDIPLLSTPETLARVHERFPGLTMIAAHMGGFLMWDRAEELLIGRDLYLDISFCGPEYMPGEELARLIRKHGADRVLFGSDGPAGSVLAQKEHLLSLPLEPEELELVAWKNGARLLGLSNLS